The following DNA comes from Mycobacteriales bacterium.
TCCGCCGAGGCATGGCGGTGATCCCCGCCGGGACGTTTCTCATGGGTGGTGCGGATCCGGACGCCTTCGCCGACGACGGTGAGGGGCCGGTGCGCCCGGTGCAGCTGTCGTCGTACTGCATCGACACCACGGCCGTCACCAACCGGCAGTTCGCGGCATTCGTCAAGAACACGGGCTACGTCACCGACGCCGAGCGGTTCGGC
Coding sequences within:
- a CDS encoding SUMF1/EgtB/PvdO family nonheme iron enzyme codes for the protein MAVIPAGTFLMGGADPDAFADDGEGPVRPVQLSSYCIDTTAVTNRQFAAFVKNTGYVTDAERFGWSFVFHALVTPQARSALQDGVVRDAPWWLPVGGATWRSPDG